A stretch of the Mycoplasmoides genitalium G37 genome encodes the following:
- a CDS encoding DUF5443 family protein, whose translation MAAILNVQRIQNNQVTEYTMSPVRNFANTKDVYFDAQLTNIESKIDSSRAQIHLTIALKYNTNLPDNIFQAHFSLGNWQSDKIQLQKAPDKKHDSLNSIKYFYAFLDVPRSALAKKEINRFSNVVARVLRISFRLQDQSEKGNWSDYHLFDTVASELYATVIKETINFGNMIKINALDGSKQLTSSQGSFKYSWTMYDYRNLEQLDEVRNLINISFDKPVQIVNVDVKIHYVPTKGRLQEIKQQGEFENNLDVNEKLKLNLIGNWNFDKHNKKLISDISGTGIFLPQGGYGSYEIMIGATVGNDFYTIIANNQFKYETPLDDLEQNDFFEVNYLPVYSTYNFSDLTQ comes from the coding sequence ATGGCAGCAATTCTCAACGTACAACGAATTCAAAATAACCAAGTCACTGAGTACACAATGAGTCCAGTGCGTAATTTTGCAAACACAAAAGATGTATATTTTGATGCGCAATTAACAAATATAGAAAGCAAAATTGATAGTAGTAGGGCTCAAATTCACCTTACTATTGCACTAAAATACAACACTAATCTCCCTGATAATATCTTTCAAGCCCACTTCAGTTTAGGCAATTGACAAAGTGATAAGATTCAACTTCAAAAAGCTCCTGATAAAAAACACGATAGTTTAAACAGCATTAAATATTTTTATGCATTTCTAGATGTACCCCGTTCAGCACTAGCAAAAAAAGAAATTAATAGGTTTAGTAATGTGGTTGCTAGAGTATTGAGAATAAGTTTTCGCTTGCAAGATCAATCTGAAAAAGGGAATTGAAGTGACTATCATTTGTTTGATACTGTAGCTAGTGAATTGTATGCAACAGTAATTAAAGAAACAATCAACTTTGGCAACATGATTAAGATTAATGCACTTGATGGTAGTAAACAGCTAACTAGTAGCCAAGGAAGTTTTAAATACAGTTGAACAATGTATGACTATAGGAATTTAGAACAACTTGATGAGGTGAGAAACTTGATCAATATCAGTTTTGACAAACCAGTTCAAATAGTAAATGTTGATGTCAAAATTCACTATGTTCCAACTAAAGGTAGGTTACAAGAGATAAAACAACAAGGTGAGTTTGAAAATAACCTTGATGTTAATGAAAAGCTTAAACTCAATTTAATAGGCAATTGAAATTTTGACAAACATAACAAGAAGCTAATCAGTGATATTTCAGGTACTGGAATCTTTTTACCCCAGGGTGGTTATGGAAGTTATGAAATAATGATTGGCGCTACAGTAGGTAATGATTTCTACACAATTATAGCCAACAACCAGTTTAAGTACGAAACACCTTTAGATGATCTTGAACAAAATGACTTTTTTGAGGTAAATTATTTACCTGTTTACAGTACATACAACTTTAGTGATTTAACTCAGTAA
- a CDS encoding phosphopantetheine-binding protein, translated as MQTHEILLKIKEIAKSKNFNLNLDEKTINQPLRELKIDSLDMFSIVVSLENEFGISFDDEKLMNLKNLADLVLEVKNLLAKKGV; from the coding sequence ATGCAAACGCATGAAATTCTTTTAAAAATTAAAGAAATTGCTAAATCAAAAAACTTTAATCTTAATTTAGATGAAAAGACAATAAATCAACCACTTCGTGAGTTGAAAATCGATTCACTTGATATGTTTAGTATTGTTGTTAGTCTAGAAAATGAATTTGGGATTAGTTTTGATGATGAAAAGTTAATGAATCTAAAAAATCTTGCTGACTTGGTTTTAGAAGTTAAAAACCTTTTAGCAAAAAAAGGGGTATAG
- a CDS encoding high affinity transport system protein p37 — protein MLFKKFTWVIPSLFLTIISTSLLISCATKSDNTLIFNISLDHNADTSIEKFFTVFSKKLSGKLNKKINVNFNIVDDSFTKINNIQANKADFAFVNSQAIASNNWFGYTPLIQTLTTAFKEDLELDYYEDGNLQKKAEKTNLLFLSPPYKEWDDIKQKWTGNRYDFLYEPSKLVSFYRSMILITGSASEITAIKKAWNEKNWNQFMKFGIGHGQTNSASRFELPDLLFRKHFAKNYPGLQNAINSDPDKFAVVRGREIGINKNIKIVFDDANSFSWTQNIKGSKRPFYTPIDPNDRLEILTYSDPLLYDIGIVSNNLSRIYQKAIGEIFIELAQSSEDLYGPSIGYNGYKMINDFEKEVVEIIEKTYGK, from the coding sequence GTGCTTTTCAAAAAATTTACTTGGGTCATTCCAAGTTTGTTTTTAACAATTATTTCAACATCTTTACTTATTAGTTGTGCAACTAAAAGCGATAACACCTTAATATTTAATATTTCACTTGATCATAACGCTGATACATCAATAGAAAAATTCTTTACTGTTTTTTCAAAAAAACTTAGTGGAAAATTGAATAAAAAAATTAATGTTAACTTTAATATAGTTGATGATTCCTTTACAAAAATTAACAATATTCAAGCTAATAAAGCAGATTTTGCTTTTGTTAATTCACAAGCTATTGCTTCAAATAATTGGTTTGGCTATACGCCATTGATACAAACTTTAACAACAGCTTTTAAAGAAGATTTGGAGCTTGATTATTATGAAGATGGTAATTTACAAAAAAAAGCTGAAAAAACGAATTTGCTTTTTCTAAGTCCACCTTACAAAGAATGAGATGATATCAAACAAAAATGAACTGGAAATCGTTATGACTTTCTTTATGAACCTTCGAAGTTAGTTTCTTTTTACAGATCAATGATTTTAATAACTGGTTCAGCTAGTGAAATTACAGCTATTAAAAAAGCGTGAAATGAAAAAAACTGAAATCAGTTTATGAAATTTGGAATTGGTCATGGACAAACAAATTCAGCTTCACGTTTTGAGCTACCTGATCTTTTATTTAGAAAACATTTTGCTAAAAATTATCCCGGATTACAAAATGCAATTAATTCTGATCCCGATAAATTTGCCGTAGTTAGAGGAAGAGAGATAGGTATAAATAAAAACATCAAGATTGTTTTTGATGATGCTAATTCATTTTCTTGAACACAAAATATTAAAGGTTCAAAAAGACCTTTTTACACTCCAATTGATCCTAACGATAGATTAGAAATTCTCACTTATAGTGATCCGCTTTTGTATGACATTGGTATTGTTAGCAACAATTTATCAAGGATATATCAAAAAGCTATTGGTGAAATTTTTATTGAGTTAGCACAATCAAGTGAAGATCTATATGGGCCTTCAATTGGTTATAACGGCTATAAAATGATTAATGATTTTGAGAAAGAAGTTGTTGAAATAATTGAAAAAACCTATGGAAAATAA
- the alaS gene encoding alanine--tRNA ligase yields MNWTTDKVRQTWLDYFAKKDHLVLASKSLIPINDPSLLWINSGVATLKDYFSARKTPPSKRLVNAQICLRVNDIENVGFTSRHQTLFEMLGNFSIGDYFKTEAIDFAFDLLVNYYQLDPKRFYITVYEDDETTYKRWIKHKIDKNHIIKCDKSRNFWDLGLGPCGPCTEIYYDRGEKFDPKKIGEKLFFEDIENDRYVEIWNIVFSQFNNDGNGNYTELAQKNIDTGAGIERLVSVLQNSPTNFDTDIFLKLIKIIEAFCPFKYDPNSYFTFDPQKVKEQSYFRIIADHFKAITFTISEGVLPGPNERNYVVRRLLRRALIACKKLQLNLAFIEKIIDEIIASYENYYQHLKAKNETVKQVVLKEINAFNKTIDLGLVLFEKSVKNNTLTPQLTFQLNETYGFPVEIIRELVNQKGLTIDWTVFDQLMAKHRSISKQNNQTINFEKQNINLVNFKTKSTFFYHKNKINAKVIGLFDENYLPVKELNNQSGYVVFDQTVLYATSGGQRYDEGSCINHSNNNDQKISFQGVFKGPNKQHFHYFLVGSFKLNDQVTLSHDETWRKLAANNHSLEHLLHAALQKEIDPLIKQSGAFKSAQKATIDFNLNRHLTRNELEKVENKIRSLIKQKISSKEIFTDFEGSQKLNAIAYFEEEYSQHEILRVIRFGDYSVELCGGTHVANTASIEDCFITDFYSLGAGRWRIEIISSNETINNYLKAENQKLIQLKSELEKVLSLIDSSIFKVELKELQQRLDKFILPEKITQLRDASDTLLALKNDINQLKTKNYKVSQQALALSIKKQLLSLVDENKSYVIATFNDVEPKLLLQTLHDVFNQNQTKNFLIINQFNESNSFIVIGNKTTTIIEKLRNSFNLKGGGNDKLFRGSFQDNVTPQKLNELFQNK; encoded by the coding sequence ATGAATTGAACAACTGATAAAGTAAGGCAAACCTGATTAGATTATTTTGCAAAGAAAGACCATCTGGTTTTAGCTTCAAAATCACTAATTCCGATCAACGACCCATCATTATTATGAATCAATTCAGGAGTTGCTACTTTAAAAGATTATTTCAGTGCTAGAAAAACACCACCATCTAAACGCCTTGTTAATGCACAGATATGTTTAAGGGTAAATGATATTGAAAATGTGGGTTTTACTTCAAGACATCAAACTTTGTTTGAGATGCTTGGAAATTTTTCAATCGGTGATTATTTTAAAACAGAAGCAATTGATTTTGCTTTTGATCTTTTAGTTAATTATTATCAGCTAGATCCTAAGCGTTTTTATATCACTGTTTATGAAGATGATGAAACTACTTATAAAAGATGAATTAAGCATAAAATTGATAAAAATCACATTATTAAGTGTGACAAAAGTCGTAACTTTTGAGACTTAGGTTTAGGACCTTGTGGACCTTGCACTGAAATCTATTATGATCGTGGTGAGAAATTTGATCCTAAAAAAATTGGTGAAAAACTTTTCTTTGAGGACATTGAAAATGATCGTTATGTTGAGATATGAAACATTGTTTTTAGTCAATTTAATAATGATGGTAATGGCAACTATACAGAACTTGCTCAAAAAAATATTGATACAGGTGCTGGAATAGAAAGACTTGTTTCAGTATTACAAAATAGTCCAACCAATTTTGATACTGACATCTTTTTAAAGCTAATCAAAATAATTGAAGCTTTTTGTCCATTTAAATATGATCCCAACTCTTACTTTACATTCGATCCTCAAAAAGTGAAAGAACAGAGTTATTTTCGGATTATTGCTGATCACTTTAAAGCAATCACTTTTACCATTTCAGAAGGAGTTTTACCTGGTCCTAATGAGAGAAATTATGTAGTAAGAAGACTTTTAAGACGTGCTTTAATAGCTTGTAAGAAATTGCAATTAAACTTAGCATTTATTGAAAAGATAATAGATGAAATCATCGCTTCATATGAGAATTATTATCAACATTTAAAAGCTAAAAATGAAACTGTTAAACAGGTAGTTTTAAAAGAGATTAATGCATTTAATAAAACGATTGATTTAGGTTTAGTGCTGTTTGAAAAAAGTGTTAAAAACAATACTCTAACTCCCCAATTAACATTTCAATTGAACGAAACATACGGTTTTCCTGTTGAAATAATAAGAGAACTAGTTAATCAAAAAGGTTTAACTATTGATTGAACAGTATTTGATCAGTTAATGGCCAAACATCGTTCTATCTCTAAGCAAAATAACCAAACTATAAATTTTGAAAAACAAAATATTAATTTAGTTAATTTCAAAACTAAAAGTACTTTTTTTTATCACAAAAATAAAATTAATGCTAAGGTAATTGGTCTTTTTGATGAAAATTATTTACCAGTTAAAGAACTTAATAATCAAAGTGGTTATGTAGTTTTTGACCAAACAGTTTTATATGCTACTTCTGGAGGACAGAGATATGATGAAGGAAGTTGCATTAATCATTCTAATAATAATGATCAAAAAATCAGTTTTCAAGGTGTATTTAAAGGACCTAATAAACAACACTTCCACTACTTTTTAGTAGGTAGTTTTAAACTCAATGATCAAGTAACTTTATCACATGATGAAACTTGAAGAAAACTTGCTGCTAACAACCATAGTTTAGAACACCTTTTACATGCAGCTTTACAAAAAGAAATTGATCCACTTATTAAACAAAGTGGTGCTTTTAAATCTGCGCAAAAAGCAACTATTGACTTTAATTTGAATCGTCATTTAACAAGAAATGAACTTGAGAAAGTAGAAAATAAAATTCGCTCTTTGATTAAACAAAAAATAAGCTCAAAAGAGATTTTTACTGATTTTGAAGGGAGTCAAAAACTAAATGCAATTGCTTATTTTGAAGAGGAATATTCTCAACATGAAATATTAAGAGTGATCCGCTTTGGTGATTATAGTGTTGAGTTGTGTGGTGGCACTCATGTAGCTAACACTGCTTCAATTGAAGATTGTTTTATTACTGATTTCTATTCTTTAGGAGCTGGAAGATGAAGGATTGAAATCATTAGCAGTAATGAAACTATTAACAACTATTTAAAAGCAGAAAATCAAAAATTAATCCAATTAAAATCAGAACTTGAAAAAGTTCTATCTTTGATTGATAGTTCAATTTTTAAAGTTGAGTTAAAAGAATTGCAACAAAGGCTAGATAAATTTATCTTACCTGAAAAAATTACCCAATTAAGAGATGCATCTGATACTTTATTAGCTTTAAAAAATGATATTAACCAGTTAAAAACAAAAAACTATAAAGTATCACAGCAAGCTTTAGCTTTATCAATTAAAAAGCAATTATTATCCTTAGTAGATGAAAATAAAAGTTATGTAATTGCCACTTTTAATGACGTAGAACCTAAACTATTGCTACAAACACTACATGATGTTTTCAATCAAAATCAAACTAAAAATTTCTTGATAATTAATCAATTCAATGAAAGTAATTCATTTATTGTTATAGGAAATAAAACTACCACCATTATTGAAAAATTAAGAAATAGTTTTAATTTAAAGGGCGGAGGCAATGATAAGTTATTTAGAGGTTCTTTTCAGGATAATGTTACCCCTCAAAAGCTTAATGAATTGTTTCAAAATAAATAG
- a CDS encoding adhesin yields MPKVVLEYHNLNNQVVKESLEVEATDSFDPTQRLQKDSPMKDTGKMGEKLQETMSSMSGGGATSPRKALTIEVERGSQSDSLLKNDFAKKPLKHKNSSGEVKLDASGEFTEAWKPLLTTDQIAREKGMGAT; encoded by the coding sequence GTGCCTAAGGTGGTATTGGAGTATCACAACCTGAATAACCAAGTAGTCAAAGAGAGTTTGGAAGTGGAAGCAACTGATTCTTTTGATCCCACCCAAAGGTTGCAAAAAGATAGTCCAATGAAGGATACAGGAAAGATGGGGGAGAAACTCCAAGAGACCATGTCATCAATGAGTGGTGGTGGGGCTACATCTCCTCGCAAAGCCCTCACCATTGAGGTGGAAAGGGGGAGTCAAAGTGATTCACTTTTAAAAAACGACTTTGCCAAAAAGCCACTGAAACATAAGAACAGTAGTGGGGAGGTGAAGTTGGATGCGAGTGGGGAGTTTACTGAGGCCTGAAAACCATTGTTGACTACTGATCAAATAGCAAGAGAGAAGGGGATGGGGGCGACTTAG
- the ruvX gene encoding Holliday junction resolvase RuvX, whose product MKYILAIDFGLKKIGTAIANTLDKYPSAFHVFEVKNNFKTAVNNLFLRIKNDGYELEKIVIGFPKFHYYSDIQKAIKSFKQLLEKRFNLPIILVDESNTTSAVKDKLITMDLKHKDFKKAKDTLAAVLILERFFQNYH is encoded by the coding sequence GTGAAATATATATTAGCAATTGATTTTGGCTTGAAAAAAATAGGTACAGCAATTGCCAATACACTAGATAAATATCCTTCTGCATTTCATGTTTTTGAAGTAAAAAATAATTTCAAAACTGCTGTTAACAACTTATTTTTGCGAATTAAAAACGATGGGTATGAACTTGAAAAAATAGTGATAGGTTTTCCCAAATTTCACTATTATTCTGATATTCAAAAGGCAATTAAATCATTTAAACAACTTTTAGAAAAACGTTTTAATTTGCCAATAATTTTGGTTGATGAAAGTAATACTACAAGTGCTGTTAAAGATAAGCTTATAACAATGGATTTAAAACATAAGGATTTTAAAAAGGCTAAAGATACATTAGCTGCAGTTTTAATATTAGAGCGCTTCTTTCAAAACTATCATTAG
- a CDS encoding ABC transporter permease, with amino-acid sequence MITKLFFHQVGDNKKRLIWYWKLLIIIAVLAIVIYSWIDNFSSFNQFGLNVFINNITSLFTPNLNHEYTLVRFLAQTAFFVTGGSFLGFIFAILFSYWTAFKIQPFYIALPIRLITIVLRAFPVLLFGFLFSNLFNKQLAATLTISWFSFLWNTKYITTFFENSNLKYFFNKKIREGSGFKAFWTTIFLSENERLWLFFLYSLEANFRWTTLLSIFGIGGIGQLIVDPLSIRVQFDLVLIPLVVLITFLIFIEVVVFLLSSFVFEKNSEDLRPILKTTVIEKRKWKRIIFILFIVVLISLSLANLVTIDYRINDAEFLQDFFNQFFQLKSNLFSSNDPNINPILMLVKLTTQAISLISLVVIFSILFGFISCNLFKKRFSISFKILLLFVRVVPSILLFRLLDPLFLEAKTTIILVLLINHGSSYGQLMSINFNKANQNIINNYKNHGMTKGFILWNYLLVENKPNLINITSDAYDSVIRDLILFGSFGGSIIGSRITNFFERAQFDNLGSVTIPLMVYLIAIEIIFLSVRLTRISVFKNYLY; translated from the coding sequence ATGATAACTAAGTTGTTTTTTCACCAAGTTGGCGATAATAAAAAACGCTTAATTTGGTATTGAAAACTATTAATAATAATTGCTGTTTTGGCTATTGTCATTTACAGTTGAATAGATAACTTTTCTAGCTTTAATCAGTTTGGTTTAAATGTTTTTATTAATAACATTACAAGCTTATTTACCCCCAATCTTAACCACGAATATACACTAGTAAGATTCCTAGCACAAACTGCTTTTTTTGTTACAGGAGGTAGCTTTTTAGGATTTATTTTTGCGATCCTATTTTCCTATTGAACTGCATTTAAAATTCAACCCTTTTACATTGCTCTACCGATCAGGTTAATAACTATAGTTTTAAGAGCATTTCCCGTACTTTTATTTGGTTTTTTATTTAGTAATTTATTTAATAAACAACTAGCAGCTACACTAACGATTAGCTGGTTTAGCTTTTTATGGAATACAAAATACATTACTACATTTTTTGAAAACAGCAATTTAAAGTATTTTTTTAACAAAAAAATTAGAGAAGGAAGTGGTTTTAAAGCTTTTTGAACTACTATTTTTCTTAGTGAAAATGAGCGACTATGGTTGTTTTTTCTTTATAGTTTAGAAGCAAATTTTCGTTGAACTACGCTTCTAAGTATATTTGGCATTGGTGGCATAGGACAACTAATTGTTGATCCTTTAAGTATAAGGGTGCAGTTTGATCTTGTATTAATTCCATTAGTTGTTTTAATAACCTTTCTAATTTTTATAGAAGTTGTTGTTTTTTTATTATCAAGTTTTGTTTTTGAGAAAAATAGTGAAGATTTAAGACCAATTTTAAAAACAACAGTTATTGAAAAACGAAAGTGAAAAAGAATTATATTTATTTTGTTTATTGTAGTACTAATTAGTCTTAGTTTAGCCAATTTAGTGACTATTGATTACAGAATTAACGATGCTGAATTTTTACAAGATTTTTTTAACCAGTTTTTTCAGTTAAAAAGTAATCTTTTTTCAAGTAATGATCCTAATATAAACCCAATTTTAATGTTAGTTAAACTTACAACTCAAGCTATTAGTTTAATTAGCTTGGTTGTAATCTTTTCTATTCTCTTTGGTTTTATATCATGTAATTTATTTAAAAAGAGATTTTCAATTAGTTTTAAGATCTTATTACTTTTTGTTAGAGTAGTTCCTAGTATTCTGTTGTTTAGGCTACTAGATCCTTTATTTCTAGAAGCAAAAACAACTATTATTTTAGTCTTACTAATTAATCATGGTTCAAGTTATGGCCAATTGATGTCAATTAACTTTAATAAGGCAAATCAAAATATCATCAATAACTATAAAAATCATGGTATGACAAAAGGTTTTATTTTATGAAACTATTTGTTAGTTGAAAATAAACCTAATTTAATAAACATTACCAGTGATGCTTATGATAGTGTAATTAGGGATTTAATTTTGTTTGGTAGTTTTGGCGGTTCAATTATTGGTAGTAGAATTACTAATTTTTTTGAAAGAGCTCAATTTGATAATCTAGGTTCTGTTACAATCCCATTAATGGTTTATCTAATTGCAATAGAAATAATTTTTCTTTCAGTTAGATTAACTAGAATTTCAGTTTTTAAGAACTACCTTTACTAA
- a CDS encoding DUF5452 family protein produces MIFSISKRKLICGFLLVILTIGGVLGGVYLVTKNNKDNYQNESNFNNQEQISKIPNFKAIGPETQRILRERNYPLDDSGYYVYKYGEINRYLRNESELDELINYRVMVPSLKLHHKRVNFDKAFLESKLRKWIIKAIKQHNYFQHFENEPNLRVQYNMNIPAQKIDVNAVWSYKKDNDAATGKPIRYWDQFELKLK; encoded by the coding sequence ATGATTTTTTCAATTAGTAAACGAAAGTTAATTTGCGGATTTTTGCTAGTTATTTTAACAATAGGTGGGGTTTTGGGTGGTGTTTATTTAGTTACTAAAAACAACAAGGATAACTACCAAAATGAAAGTAATTTCAACAATCAAGAACAAATTAGTAAAATCCCTAATTTCAAAGCTATTGGTCCTGAAACACAACGTATCTTAAGAGAAAGAAACTATCCTTTAGATGATAGTGGTTATTATGTTTATAAGTATGGTGAAATTAATAGGTATCTAAGAAATGAAAGTGAACTAGATGAATTAATTAACTATAGAGTGATGGTACCTTCACTTAAATTACATCACAAAAGGGTTAATTTTGATAAGGCATTTCTTGAAAGTAAATTAAGAAAATGGATTATCAAAGCAATTAAGCAACATAACTATTTCCAACACTTTGAAAATGAACCAAATTTAAGAGTTCAATATAACATGAATATTCCAGCACAAAAAATTGATGTTAATGCTGTTTGATCTTATAAAAAAGATAATGATGCTGCTACTGGTAAGCCAATCCGATATTGAGATCAATTTGAGCTTAAACTTAAATAA
- a CDS encoding DUF237 domain-containing protein has translation MDFEVDYEGGNNTVNLQFDLKAQTSNFLNLQELQNSFNGNDLNTQLFWKPLINKLVDKNQNDLTSIAKTAVSDSLFLSNTNIFNSVLKIDEQLDLAKTKFEKEIIEPFKKEREKAKADYEEQQRILAEERRKQEEELKRKEEEAKRLKEQQEQFNKSFENAKEFKDYWKNQKKDVTDKTQLIDALKTSFAADKNKTFSLLINSFTKATSDYYKNNKKDESENAKKAFSEKGIQFPRQGLEGLYMSDWLRGKLTSYTDIKLNLTSIKIENKENNPTIDWKNNGIEFRQHYPYKFKFEIDIKYQGGYKLTGLFSWFAPFSGIPSSWNGEMDVKFIVDGDLDYNLVQNTDYPGSLFQFKDNQLLFTLHVKEQIKVQDGKFMDLLKQQNLHNLDLRNGATKPPVVDLASYLHYLVLNS, from the coding sequence ATGGATTTTGAAGTTGATTATGAAGGTGGTAACAACACTGTTAACTTGCAATTTGATTTAAAAGCCCAAACTTCTAATTTTTTGAATTTACAAGAGTTGCAAAATAGCTTTAATGGTAACGATCTAAATACCCAATTGTTTTGAAAACCTCTAATTAATAAACTTGTTGATAAAAATCAAAATGATCTCACTTCAATAGCTAAAACTGCTGTAAGTGATTCACTTTTTCTTTCCAATACAAATATCTTTAATTCAGTTTTAAAAATTGATGAACAACTAGATTTAGCTAAAACAAAATTTGAAAAAGAAATAATTGAACCATTCAAAAAAGAACGTGAAAAAGCTAAAGCTGATTATGAAGAACAACAACGAATTTTAGCTGAGGAAAGAAGAAAACAAGAAGAAGAACTTAAGCGAAAAGAAGAGGAAGCTAAGCGCTTAAAAGAACAACAAGAACAATTTAATAAATCATTTGAAAATGCTAAAGAATTTAAAGATTATTGAAAAAATCAAAAGAAAGATGTTACTGATAAGACTCAACTAATAGATGCTCTAAAAACTTCTTTTGCTGCTGATAAAAATAAAACTTTTTCACTTTTAATTAATAGCTTTACTAAAGCAACGTCAGATTATTACAAAAATAATAAAAAAGATGAAAGTGAAAATGCAAAGAAAGCCTTTAGTGAAAAAGGAATTCAGTTTCCTAGACAAGGGCTTGAAGGTCTTTATATGTCTGACTGATTAAGAGGAAAGCTAACTTCCTATACTGACATAAAACTAAACTTAACAAGCATAAAAATTGAAAACAAGGAAAATAATCCAACCATTGATTGAAAAAATAATGGAATTGAATTTAGGCAACATTATCCATACAAATTTAAATTTGAAATTGACATAAAGTACCAAGGTGGATACAAATTAACTGGGTTATTTAGTTGATTTGCACCTTTTTCTGGTATCCCTTCATCATGAAATGGTGAAATGGATGTCAAGTTCATAGTTGATGGTGATTTGGATTATAACTTAGTTCAAAATACTGATTATCCAGGTTCTCTATTTCAATTTAAAGACAATCAACTACTTTTCACTTTACACGTAAAAGAACAGATAAAAGTTCAAGATGGTAAATTTATGGATTTACTTAAACAGCAAAACTTACATAATTTGGATTTAAGAAATGGGGCTACAAAACCTCCAGTTGTTGATTTAGCTAGTTATCTGCATTACCTTGTTTTAAACTCATAA
- a CDS encoding ATP-binding cassette domain-containing protein encodes MENKPILSFEKVSIIYKKAPLLQNISFKVMAKENVCLLGKSGVGKSSLLNSVTNTKIVKSGLVYFDGVASNKKEYKKLKKQCSYLDQIPNLIDTDYVYEAILRSAKQKLTWLQKLICFEPKWIKDKILAILKEVNLNDYVSCIIKDLSAGQKQRVEIAKLFFKSPKLLLVDEPTTGLDPLTASKIMDLITDFVKREKITLVFVTHDIDLALKYSTRIIALKNHALVLDRLTEKLTKEQLYKIYDN; translated from the coding sequence ATGGAAAATAAACCAATTCTTTCTTTTGAAAAAGTATCAATAATATACAAAAAAGCTCCACTTTTGCAAAACATTAGTTTTAAAGTAATGGCAAAGGAAAATGTTTGCTTATTAGGTAAGTCTGGAGTTGGAAAATCGAGCCTTTTAAACAGTGTTACTAATACAAAAATAGTTAAAAGTGGGTTAGTTTATTTTGATGGTGTTGCTTCAAACAAAAAGGAATACAAAAAACTGAAAAAACAGTGCAGTTATCTGGATCAAATACCAAATTTAATTGACACTGATTATGTATATGAAGCAATTTTAAGATCTGCTAAACAAAAATTAACTTGATTACAAAAATTAATTTGTTTTGAACCTAAATGAATTAAAGATAAGATCTTAGCAATACTAAAAGAAGTTAATCTTAATGATTATGTTAGTTGTATTATTAAAGATCTTTCTGCTGGACAAAAACAAAGAGTTGAAATTGCTAAGCTTTTTTTTAAATCACCAAAGCTACTTTTAGTTGATGAACCAACCACAGGATTAGATCCTTTAACCGCTTCTAAAATAATGGATTTAATTACTGATTTTGTGAAAAGAGAAAAAATAACTTTGGTTTTTGTAACACATGATATAGATTTAGCACTGAAATATAGCACCAGAATTATAGCACTTAAAAATCATGCTTTAGTGTTAGATAGATTAACAGAAAAACTAACAAAAGAACAACTTTATAAAATTTATGATAACTAA